GAGGGAGAATGGCTTGGTGACTGGGCGCTAGAAGGGTTGTTGTTATTATTGTTGCTGCTGGACGACGGCCAGAGTTGCTATAATACACCGTGACAGATGTGGCGAGGTCAGCATCAGTATTGAGCGGCATGCAAATTTGCCGGGTGTATTTGCCGCCAGcaagggagaagaagtaCCCACCTTGACACCCTTGAGCATGATGGTCAATTTTCAAGCTCTCTCGGGAAGATGACAAACAAGCAGAGAATAGTATAGGGCGACAAATAGATGGGTCTAGGTGGGACTTAACGAAAACCAAGATCGGGAAAGCCGAGTTTCTGGCGCGCGGGTGTATTTGTTTGTCGCGCCTTAATAGGCTTTGTGGAGGATCGAGTAGAATTGTACGAAGGAAAGAGTGCTCAGATTGGGCAGGATGCGATGCCCAGGGAACGAAAAGTATAGGATACGGTAAATGTCTGCAGtggaaaaggaaatgaGCTTTCAAAAGGCATGCAAATGGAAGCGATGCTCCATCCCCAGCTCTTGGCCCGACCAACAGCCAGGTCCAGACTTGCGTCATACTCTTTTAATCCCGAACTATACCCATTACACCTCAACTTTCTAATCAGGTGACTATCCGGTTAAGTTGTAAGTAATTCAATTTACACTTCTATTATCGGCACTTTGCATCGGGAGTGCCTACGATACTCGTAAACATTATCGCTGGGATCTGATCTTCCGCAAAGCAGTTCTTCTCTCATCTTCAACTCTTCATACAATAAGTACATTTTTCAACCTCCTTGAGAAGCACAATAATCATTGACGATTCCAGCAAGGACCACGAAACGGATCATCAGGAGTTTTAGCGTCGATGACGCAGTCAATGGTCGATCATCAAGTCGCGTCACATCGTTATGTGTTTTGTTGTGGGTAGACAATATATAACAAATAGATAGGTCTTTCTCTTCGTATGCcacttctttttctcttttgAGGACGCGTGCCAGACAACCAGAACGGCGAAGGATAACAGGTCACTTGATGATAAACAACAGGCACGAAGAATGAGAGATGTTCCTTTCCATCCGCAGATTTCTCCACTTTCGGAACATTGTTCCTTAGTTGGGCCTCCATGGGTGCCGAGACAGAATCAAGGATGTGAAGGCACTTTTCGCGGTTCGCAATATTGAATACGCGTTTGACTATTGGTTGTTGATGAATGAAAGCGatctcctctcctctcaCCACGAAAAGATTCATGTAGACTTTTATATACAATCACCACATAGACTTACGACTTAAACACTTAATTCCTGCTAATCTTCAACAATTCCGTCAACATCTCCCAtctcccttccctttcccGTCCATCCAAAGCAATGGTTACTTCGTCTACCGCTCTCCCAACTTTGGCCTCTAGCAAATCGTGCAAGACTTAGTGGCCGATAAGGGACTGGCAGTAGCCAAGTAATCTTTGGCCGAGATTGATTTGAGAGGCTTGTCATCAAGCTTGGGCAGTTGGAGAGGGTTTGACGGGAGATCATATGGTCCTTTTCTGAGAATACCTTGTGATCTACACACATGATATTAGTACGCTGTCATTAGCTTTCGATGCTTGTCAAAAGCAGAGACATACAATGAATTTTTCAACCACCAGTGGAGTTCTTCTGCAGAAAGTAGTTAAATCGGTTTTGACACTCAATGTGGACTTCGCGCCATTCCAGTCTTGAGGGGGGAGCTTGAACCTCTGGGTGAAAAGCCTTCATTTTCGCGACAGCGCGGTTACCTTGGGATCGGTAGTACCGATGACTTGATGCATGATCCTCTCACCGTTCCGGCAACCCTTTTTGGAAACTTCGATGAATTCGTCAATGGTGCAGCCATCAGACCAGGTGGTAAAGACGTAAACATTGACTTGAAAGAGAGATCCGTACTATAGGAAGTTGTGCCTATCCGCGAAGGATTGCCTTTGTCGCTGGTCGCAGAATATGTCGTACTCAAGGCTATTCCTGGGCAACACGGTGGGTGAGCCAGCCCTCGCAAATCTCTCGGATATCGAGTCGAGAAAGATACGAAATGTAATTCAATAGTTTAATAGTTTAGAATCTTATTCTGGAGTTTTGCAGCAGGACTTCTGGATGGCTCTCACTTCGACGATTCCCACGCTTGCATTCTCAAAAGTCTAGTAAAGACCTCCGTCGAGATTCGAGACCCAAGAATGTCCCCAAAAGTTTCTCCTCCTTCGTTGCCCCTTCCGTCATCAAAAATCACCCCTAGAAGGAAGAATCTGGCGTCGTCAGCGAATCATCACCGCAGACGCCGCAGACGTTTATTTGATGCTTTATTCGTTTGCTGTATGTGAACGCGGCTTTCTCGGTCGGCCCCCCGTCGCGAATTTTGGGCGAATGGACGGGCTGTGGTAACGCACCTTCCTAGGCTGGGCGATGGGATGTAGAGAAGTCAAAACTTGGATGAATGCGGTACTGCCGCTATTAATATGGAACGATTTTGTTATTTCCTACATGTGCATTTGGGATTGCTGGTTGCTGGCTGCCGACGAAAGTTGCTGGAGAGGGGAGACGAGGGGCTCCGAAGCTTATCTTAACTTAATtagaaaaaagaaaaaaaaagtgtGAATGTCGGCCACCGCCGTCGACTTTTGTTTACGGTTTACGACTGGCCTTCCATCCAAAGCAGTCCCGGAGTTGAACCTGTCATGTTCTTCCCTTTGTGCTTCattcatctccatctccatgTCCCCCCCTGCACCAGTACCATTTCACACCCTCAGAACCCACTCATCTCCTCTCGCCTCGCTCCACTTTTCCACCTCCCCACCCAACTCGCTCCTTTATGCGGGCGATCAAGATGGCTGGATCTCTGTGCTTGACTTGAAGGTGAGGCGGGTCGTAGCGTTCTGGAAGGGTCACGAAGGTGGTGTTCTGGGGCTTGGGGAGTGGCAAGCTGGTTTGATAAGGTGGGTGCATTGCCCTTCATTTCCGGCTCTGGAGATGGGTTGTCAGGCTGACAATCGAAGCAGTCATGGAAGAGATAACGTCATTCACTTTTATGAGCCGCTCAAGAGACCGTACATACCCATACCTACTTCATCAAAGCCTGACCCAAAATCTTACCAGCCTTCTATAAAACGGTCGCTGCCTACTAATGCGCTCAACTTTTGTCGATTCTCCCTGGTTGCCATACCTGCACATACAGTGACCAGCGTGGACAAGAAACAAAACGAAGCAGTGATGGCAGTCCCCAGTCTTATAGACTCTGAGCTGGTATGTGTCTTAAATATAATTGTCTACCAAAGTTGACAGACCTGGATAGGTTGACATATACCACATCCCAAGCCTCAAACGCCTTCACGCCTCGATCAACTTTTCTTTAAAACCACCACCCCAAACGCCAACAAACGTTGACTTGCCAGGTACATCACGTACAGGTCTCGTCATGTCCCTTCACCTCTTCCATCCCCCTCCTACCAGCTTCTGTGctgatgaggaggagagaagtCTAGGTCTCGTCATAGCATACGAGGATGGCCGCGTGGAGCTTCTTTCAGCTCCTTTATCTTCGCTAGATACGCCATTCGACGCCAAGATGACTACGTCCACATCCACGTCCAAGGGAGTGAGCGTGAACCCATGGAAATTGAGGTGGAGCGGCAAGGGACATAATGAGGCAATCATGGCTTCCGCGGTGGATAGTCTAGGCAGAAGGGGGTGGAGTGTGAGTGCTGATCATCGGCTTGTTAGGTACGAGTTTGATCTGGTGAGTTAatatcttctttttccGCTTCTTTACCTCTACACTTTTGGAATTTGAAAAAGCTTTATGACTGATTCATTTGGGACTAAACTAGGTGTGGCAAAGGAAATGCGAGAAAGATGATGACAATGTTATGAAGCCATACGCGACAAAGCAGATTGGAAACTCTTCCATCGCCGTCTCGGCAGATGACAAGGTGATAGCTATTGGCGGATGGGATGGAAAGTTAGTTACTCATTCCTCTATCTTTCCTCTTTATCAACCTCTTGACCTGCGAGAAAAGGCAAGGTTATTTGGCGTAGTCATAAAGCTGACTACCGCCTCTTTACGTAGGATAAGGCTCTTTTCCGCAGCTACTTCTAAACCTTTAGGAACCCTCGCTTCTCATCGTGAAACGGTCCATGCCCTTGCTTTTGCTCACCTCGCCTTTTCCCCATCCCAGCCCATCACTCTTGCAGATAACGAAACGTCCTCCGCCGAAACAGAGACGGCGACAACAGAAACGACAACAGAATACCCCGAGTCGACTGTAGATCTggaagacgatgatgatAGCGATGTAGACGACGATGTGGATAGTATACCTCCACGGGAGAGGTGGTTAGCCAGTGGAGGAAAGGACGGAAAAGTTGCGCTCTGGGGGTTGATGGATTTTAGTGCGACCGGATAACAAAGGAAAATCATTGGGCGCACGGGGGATTGTAAATCCAATTCCTGTGGTTAGGATCAAGAAAATGTCAAGAACATCATTTTGAGTTGTACTATCTGTATACATTGTCGCATTTTTACATTCCCTTTTGCATAGCATGCTAGATATCTGTGGCAGTTCTGCTTAGAGTATGATGAA
The sequence above is drawn from the Cryptococcus gattii WM276 chromosome N, complete sequence genome and encodes:
- a CDS encoding Hypothetical Protein (Similar to TIGR gene model, INSD accession AAW47045.1) codes for the protein MSPPAPVPFHTLRTHSSPLASLHFSTSPPNSLLYAGDQDGWISVLDLKVRRVVAFWKGHEGGVLGLGEWQAGLISHGRDNVIHFYEPLKRPYIPIPTSSKPDPKSYQPSIKRSLPTNALNFCRFSLVAIPAHTVTSVDKKQNEAVMAVPSLIDSELVDIYHIPSLKRLHASINFSLKPPPQTPTNVDLPGTSRTGLVMSLHLFHPPPTSFCADEEERSLGLVIAYEDGRVELLSAPLSSLDTPFDAKMTTSTSTSKGVSVNPWKLRWSGKGHNEAIMASAVDSLGRRGWSVSADHRLVRYEFDLVWQRKCEKDDDNVMKPYATKQIGNSSIAVSADDKVIAIGGWDGKIRLFSAATSKPLGTLASHRETVHALAFAHLAFSPSQPITLADNETSSAETETATTETTTEYPESTVDLEDDDDSDVDDDVDSIPPRERWLASGGKDGKVALWGLMDFSATG